A single region of the Terriglobales bacterium genome encodes:
- a CDS encoding ATP-binding protein, with translation MLPEPNFPVKPDEFIGRQVHLDTFADSLQSIARTGRMASFAILGDWGIGKSSLLLKLASTCSDWTPRVLPVTFSISKDISDYMRFAEALCDRLADTLLASESVATKIRAEIENWKLTRVSVGAVVVDRKPRQYFLSSGSALLRHALSEAWEHFIQPAYSGAVFFLDDLHNLATPTVQDTALIIRDQFQSFGIEGVNLSVCFSAKRDYFSGIRSFAEPAVRFYNKCFLEPFTPEETREYTRAVFRSTQVDTLNMSEWLYEKTYGHPYFLAFICRDLWSQYHARPFRNPAHLWHGVFNRLERGKFNSDLAQLSEKEIALLHAIAASDEDEFNPAPFAQRFHPQYFRRLSDKGLLIRAGRGRYKLYHPLFRQFLQQHK, from the coding sequence ATGCTTCCAGAGCCGAATTTTCCTGTAAAACCCGATGAATTCATTGGCCGGCAAGTTCACCTGGATACGTTTGCAGATTCGCTCCAATCCATCGCCAGAACAGGCCGAATGGCATCCTTCGCAATTCTCGGTGACTGGGGAATTGGAAAGAGCAGTCTTTTGCTCAAGTTGGCGTCCACATGTTCCGATTGGACACCTCGTGTGCTGCCGGTCACATTCTCTATTTCCAAAGACATTTCTGATTACATGAGATTTGCTGAGGCGTTATGCGACCGTCTTGCAGATACTTTGCTCGCGTCCGAATCGGTCGCAACGAAGATCCGCGCGGAGATCGAAAACTGGAAATTGACGAGAGTCAGCGTCGGCGCGGTCGTGGTTGACCGCAAACCAAGGCAGTATTTCCTGAGTTCGGGAAGCGCTCTGCTTCGTCATGCCCTGTCCGAAGCATGGGAGCACTTCATTCAACCGGCCTATTCGGGTGCGGTATTCTTCCTCGATGATCTCCACAATCTGGCGACGCCGACAGTGCAGGACACCGCACTCATCATCAGAGATCAGTTCCAGAGCTTTGGAATAGAAGGCGTCAACCTCAGTGTGTGCTTCTCCGCAAAGCGTGATTACTTCTCGGGCATCCGCAGCTTTGCAGAGCCAGCGGTACGCTTCTATAACAAATGCTTCCTTGAGCCGTTCACGCCTGAGGAGACCCGTGAATATACGCGTGCTGTTTTCCGTAGCACGCAGGTGGACACATTAAACATGTCTGAATGGCTGTACGAAAAAACCTATGGGCATCCGTATTTTCTGGCATTCATCTGTCGCGATCTTTGGAGTCAGTATCACGCTCGCCCATTCAGAAATCCAGCGCATCTGTGGCACGGCGTCTTCAACCGTTTGGAACGAGGCAAATTCAACAGCGATTTAGCGCAGCTCTCCGAAAAGGAAATTGCGCTCTTACATGCAATTGCAGCAAGCGATGAGGACGAGTTCAACCCCGCTCCGTTCGCGCAGAGGTTTCACCCGCAATATTTCAGGCGATTAAGTGATAAAGGATTGCTGATACGCGCAGGACGCGGGCGTTACAAACTCTATCACCCGCTCTTTCGACAATTCTTGCAACAGCACAAATGA
- the dnaN gene encoding DNA polymerase III subunit beta translates to MNVIDTNQLKTALERLCLVVPKRGTLPVLENLRWRVVKGRLDLTATDLDNSLIVSVPSPSAPTLNVDVLVPAKDLYQAVKTETAPTVEIKIHDSKFEVQANRRVVELPFIEPKNFPRIPDGELCFRGQILASALEAALNKAAFCLSAESTRYCTDTIKLEMRESKFRVVGTDGHRLSVVEGAAKHGTNSEFSTLLLRSTAAILSKLSGESSWVKLSTCREETEHNLFLVSDGSMLIARPSQGQFPNYENVIPKTPLESRVVFQRDELLDGLTKLAPTAKKAPNSMVKLELSKSPACIKAENDGTANRVALEHARVLGKSRDIGLNHQYLTQYVKSIETETVSMKLFPKTISEVVVFDAFRYQHLLMPLRD, encoded by the coding sequence ATGAACGTAATCGACACTAATCAACTCAAAACGGCACTCGAACGGCTTTGTCTCGTAGTGCCGAAACGAGGAACCTTGCCGGTGCTGGAAAACTTGCGATGGCGAGTTGTGAAAGGCCGTCTCGATTTGACCGCAACTGACTTGGATAACAGCCTCATTGTTTCTGTTCCTTCGCCTAGCGCGCCGACATTGAACGTCGATGTACTGGTTCCGGCGAAGGATCTCTACCAAGCCGTAAAAACCGAAACTGCCCCGACCGTCGAGATCAAGATTCACGACAGCAAGTTTGAAGTACAAGCGAACAGACGCGTGGTCGAATTGCCCTTTATTGAGCCGAAGAATTTTCCTCGAATTCCCGATGGGGAACTCTGCTTTCGGGGGCAGATTCTTGCTTCGGCACTCGAAGCGGCACTGAACAAGGCGGCGTTTTGCCTCTCCGCAGAATCGACTCGGTACTGCACCGACACGATCAAACTTGAAATGCGTGAATCGAAGTTTCGCGTCGTGGGCACAGACGGACACCGTTTGTCAGTCGTTGAAGGAGCAGCAAAGCATGGAACGAACTCGGAGTTCTCCACTCTGCTTCTCCGCTCAACAGCAGCCATACTCAGCAAGCTCTCGGGCGAATCTTCCTGGGTCAAGTTATCGACTTGCCGGGAGGAAACTGAGCACAACCTGTTTTTGGTCTCAGATGGTTCCATGCTCATCGCCCGACCGAGCCAAGGGCAGTTCCCAAACTATGAGAACGTCATTCCCAAAACTCCACTTGAAAGCCGAGTGGTGTTTCAGCGTGATGAGCTGTTGGATGGACTGACGAAACTAGCACCCACTGCGAAAAAGGCCCCCAACTCTATGGTGAAACTCGAATTGTCGAAATCACCAGCTTGCATCAAGGCCGAAAACGATGGCACGGCCAACCGTGTCGCCTTGGAGCACGCACGCGTTTTGGGAAAGTCCCGAGACATCGGCCTCAATCATCAGTACCTCACGCAATACGTGAAGAGCATTGAGACCGAGACCGTCTCGATGAAGCTGTTCCCGAAAACGATCTCCGAAGTGGTCGTCTTTGACGCGTTCCGCTATCAGCACCTGCTTATGCCATTGCGGGACTGA
- a CDS encoding pirin family protein: MSLRPVRQIIQTTPTIEGAGVKLQRAFGFGKTKEFDPFLLLDDFRNDNPQDYLAGFPWHPHRGIETITYVLAGSVEHGDSLGNKGKMSAGDVQWMTAGSGILHQEMPKGDAQGRMHGFQLWANLPSSLKMTDPRYQDIPSSAIPEVAEDDGTRVRVICGEFGGKRGPVEGVAADPNYLDISVPPGQRKRLKVETTRNAFAYVFAGSGTFRDASNPRAVLTESGVDPNATPVYDVNNHSLVLFDRGDEIVAQAGDEGIRFLLVSGKPIEEPVAWYGPIVMNTQEQIRQAIGELHTGAFIKHR, encoded by the coding sequence ATGTCACTACGTCCAGTCAGACAGATCATTCAAACGACGCCCACAATTGAAGGTGCCGGAGTGAAGCTACAGCGGGCATTCGGTTTTGGCAAGACGAAGGAATTCGATCCTTTCCTGCTGCTGGATGACTTCCGCAACGACAATCCGCAGGACTATCTCGCGGGATTTCCCTGGCATCCGCATCGCGGCATCGAGACGATTACGTATGTCCTCGCCGGCTCTGTCGAGCACGGTGATAGCCTGGGCAACAAAGGAAAGATGTCAGCGGGCGACGTGCAATGGATGACCGCCGGCAGCGGCATCCTGCATCAGGAGATGCCCAAAGGAGATGCGCAGGGCCGCATGCACGGCTTCCAGCTTTGGGCCAACCTGCCCTCATCATTGAAGATGACCGACCCGCGCTACCAGGACATACCTTCAAGCGCGATCCCCGAAGTCGCGGAAGATGATGGGACCCGTGTACGGGTTATCTGCGGAGAATTTGGAGGGAAGCGCGGACCGGTAGAAGGCGTGGCTGCCGATCCGAACTATCTCGATATCTCTGTTCCGCCTGGTCAACGCAAGCGGCTCAAAGTCGAAACCACACGCAATGCCTTCGCATACGTGTTTGCAGGTTCCGGCACATTCCGCGATGCCTCAAATCCGCGCGCGGTTCTTACTGAATCTGGCGTGGATCCAAATGCCACTCCCGTGTACGACGTCAACAATCACTCGTTGGTGCTCTTCGATCGCGGCGATGAGATCGTAGCGCAAGCTGGAGATGAAGGCATCCGTTTCCTGCTGGTTTCCGGGAAGCCAATCGAGGAGCCGGTAGCCTGGTACGGTCCAATCGTGATGAACACGCAGGAGCAGATCCGGCAAGCCATTGGCGAATTGCATACCGGCGCGTTTATCAAGCATCGCTAA
- a CDS encoding TraI domain-containing protein, which yields MAMQQTKSIDEQILYRLSLDFRSHELAEALLNRFRCLIGDLPASENHHHSRPGGLYQHSLEVALRALEEFAGTTITERRPDGTRDSFQTARNKPRWQYAAFIAALCHDIGKLFEMDLRIGDTRWRPFAEPYVEFVKRNRKSPTLTWKPEREHGDHALLSPSLLFRQLLTPDDIDYLGASRIKKITATLVGSHDTLDSDDPVSRAVSKADQASVERAHPAIADHPDSKVGWFLRILQEMIVNGEINVNMLGGQVFVSGSRTAVVMPAVLFLVRERLRTLHNITLPENCHVYNLLRNSNLVDADAAGKCVRAIKATTDGHTVSLKALIFPTDKVIPKSILPTLPKTTQFEIDTQPQPEPVEGQE from the coding sequence ATGGCAATGCAACAGACGAAATCGATTGACGAGCAGATTCTGTACCGGCTGTCGCTCGACTTTCGCTCGCACGAGCTCGCTGAGGCTTTGCTGAATCGATTTCGCTGTTTGATCGGAGATCTCCCGGCCAGCGAAAACCATCACCACAGCCGCCCAGGCGGTCTTTACCAGCATTCGCTTGAAGTAGCGTTGCGAGCGCTGGAGGAGTTCGCCGGCACGACCATCACGGAACGACGGCCAGATGGCACCCGAGACAGCTTCCAAACGGCCCGCAACAAACCTCGCTGGCAGTACGCCGCGTTCATCGCGGCGCTCTGTCATGACATCGGCAAGCTCTTCGAGATGGACTTGCGAATCGGCGACACACGCTGGCGTCCGTTCGCCGAACCTTACGTGGAGTTCGTCAAGCGCAACCGGAAATCGCCGACGCTGACATGGAAGCCGGAGCGCGAACACGGCGATCATGCTCTGCTTTCTCCTTCTCTGCTATTCCGCCAGCTCCTTACGCCCGATGACATTGATTACCTCGGAGCGTCGCGAATTAAGAAGATCACTGCGACACTCGTGGGCAGTCACGACACGCTTGATAGCGACGATCCAGTATCACGAGCTGTCTCCAAAGCCGACCAAGCGAGTGTCGAGCGTGCTCATCCCGCAATAGCCGACCACCCTGACAGCAAAGTCGGATGGTTTTTGCGCATCCTGCAGGAGATGATCGTCAACGGTGAGATCAACGTGAATATGCTCGGCGGCCAAGTCTTTGTCTCTGGAAGCAGAACGGCGGTTGTAATGCCGGCGGTCCTCTTTTTGGTGCGTGAACGCCTTCGGACGCTGCACAACATTACCCTGCCGGAAAACTGTCACGTTTATAACTTGCTGCGAAACTCCAACCTTGTGGACGCCGATGCCGCAGGAAAGTGCGTACGAGCGATCAAAGCGACGACTGACGGCCACACTGTTTCGCTCAAAGCACTCATATTTCCGACCGATAAGGTCATACCCAAATCAATCCTTCCCACGCTCCCCAAAACCACCCAATTTGAAATTGACACTCAGCCTCAACCGGAACCCGTGGAAGGGCAGGAGTGA
- a CDS encoding tyrosine-type recombinase/integrase, producing MKDLGSKWKIFYWDYSSGKRCPHTKSWAKSKFPTRSEAQREADQFIEGVNERNNQPQQFPFGEGTLAALVAMCRERIWPLLKNSTRLSYDFFLDTYILPELGSIKLTKMRTIGLQDFFNSFSPRLASKTIRNMHACLRTVLNQGKTWGIIRVNPAQGVRLPRKKARKPPVLLAKQDIRSVIDALPEPTKSIVALMVVGSMRIGEVAALRWERIHPDRIEIVERFYEGEFDDTKTDAGRRSIPLDSHGILKAVLEATWQRSKYRKPDDLVFTNAKGGPVNRRNLLRRHLKPTVKKLGLPATVDFRSFRTMHSSLMSSVGVRPEVTRDNMGHATVDVTQNVYNRTWWEERVEAVSLAAASVWREFTPGQQPARTM from the coding sequence GTGAAGGACTTGGGGAGCAAGTGGAAGATTTTCTATTGGGACTACAGTTCCGGCAAGCGTTGCCCGCATACAAAGAGCTGGGCGAAAAGTAAGTTTCCCACGCGATCTGAAGCTCAACGGGAAGCAGACCAGTTCATTGAAGGCGTCAACGAACGGAACAATCAACCTCAACAATTTCCCTTCGGGGAAGGAACACTCGCAGCACTTGTGGCAATGTGTCGTGAAAGAATCTGGCCGCTGCTGAAGAACTCAACGAGACTCAGTTACGACTTTTTTCTGGACACGTACATCTTGCCCGAATTGGGTTCGATCAAACTCACGAAAATGAGAACAATCGGACTACAAGATTTTTTCAACTCGTTTTCTCCGCGCTTGGCCTCGAAAACGATTCGCAATATGCACGCATGTCTCAGAACGGTTCTGAACCAAGGCAAAACTTGGGGAATCATTCGAGTGAATCCTGCTCAGGGAGTTCGCCTGCCGCGCAAGAAGGCACGCAAACCTCCCGTGTTGCTCGCAAAGCAGGATATTCGCAGCGTGATCGATGCGTTGCCGGAGCCGACCAAGTCCATCGTTGCGCTGATGGTGGTTGGTTCAATGCGAATTGGCGAGGTTGCCGCTTTGCGTTGGGAGCGAATTCACCCGGATCGAATCGAAATCGTAGAGCGTTTCTACGAAGGCGAGTTCGATGACACGAAAACCGATGCAGGTCGCCGGAGCATTCCTCTTGATTCTCACGGAATCCTGAAGGCGGTTCTGGAAGCAACTTGGCAAAGATCGAAGTATCGGAAGCCGGATGATCTCGTTTTCACCAATGCAAAGGGTGGCCCGGTAAACCGGCGCAACTTGCTGCGTCGGCACTTGAAGCCCACGGTCAAGAAGTTAGGTTTGCCTGCGACCGTGGATTTTCGGAGCTTCCGCACGATGCATTCGAGCCTGATGAGCAGTGTTGGCGTCCGGCCCGAAGTAACGCGCGACAACATGGGACACGCTACGGTGGATGTGACGCAGAACGTTTACAACCGCACGTGGTGGGAAGAACGAGTGGAAGCTGTGAGTTTAGCCGCCGCCAGCGTTTGGCGGGAGTTTACACCGGGCCAGCAGCCTGCCCGGACAATGTAA
- a CDS encoding SWIM zinc finger family protein, whose translation MSFATQAVDPQSASLALTFLQSKAGNRWARAVEEMKTNRLHVSGDFPEFIVTNKSGVAYKVKLDLHGTGSCTCPDFQVRIAQEGRICKHIAAAAITALAPQVGVSSPANGNGSVKANGNSNAEVSPLIFRIRRSVQTDGKAAVQVEVQARVTNDEAQDSQTASYAYELLERLASQAAKNGAPSDNNARREFDSPSAATATPIKPRRVTAASKTSPVPAVITKIDRMKTRQGESLFLKVDVNGETVRVFGRPEELAERLEASGYDIPASEIEAGMELHLPCSVKVGQNNGGYKTIEEFLPEAAA comes from the coding sequence ATGTCTTTCGCAACACAAGCTGTCGATCCACAATCGGCCTCCCTGGCGCTCACTTTCCTTCAATCGAAGGCGGGTAATCGCTGGGCTCGGGCAGTGGAAGAAATGAAAACGAATCGCCTGCACGTTTCGGGTGATTTCCCGGAGTTCATCGTGACCAACAAGAGCGGAGTCGCTTACAAGGTGAAACTCGACCTCCACGGCACTGGCTCATGCACCTGTCCCGATTTCCAAGTGCGCATTGCGCAGGAAGGGCGGATTTGCAAGCACATTGCTGCGGCGGCGATCACTGCGTTAGCACCGCAAGTCGGAGTCTCATCGCCTGCGAACGGAAACGGGTCCGTCAAGGCGAATGGGAATTCGAATGCGGAGGTGTCTCCGCTCATTTTTCGCATCCGGCGCAGCGTCCAGACGGACGGAAAGGCTGCCGTACAGGTTGAGGTTCAGGCGCGCGTGACCAACGACGAGGCGCAGGATAGCCAAACGGCCTCCTACGCCTACGAGTTGCTCGAACGCCTGGCCTCGCAGGCGGCCAAGAACGGCGCACCCTCAGACAATAATGCTCGTCGCGAATTCGATTCGCCGAGCGCGGCAACAGCAACGCCGATCAAGCCTCGTCGCGTCACGGCTGCTTCCAAGACAAGCCCTGTTCCTGCGGTCATCACCAAGATCGACCGTATGAAGACTCGTCAGGGCGAGTCATTGTTCTTGAAGGTGGACGTGAACGGCGAGACGGTGCGCGTGTTCGGCCGCCCGGAAGAACTGGCGGAGCGTCTGGAAGCGAGCGGTTACGACATTCCGGCAAGCGAGATCGAAGCCGGAATGGAACTCCATCTTCCTTGCTCGGTAAAAGTCGGTCAGAACAATGGCGGATACAAGACTATCGAAGAGTTCTTGCCCGAAGCCGCTGCCTGA
- a CDS encoding GNAT family N-acetyltransferase, protein MSAVNYRQASQSDIPAMARMRSAEWGEENYWRNRIAGYMDCELHPQHALKPRVVYVALQTDLMLGFIAGHLTRRYGCDGELEWINVIRTNRGSAVAFELLRMVAAWFAEHKAQRICVDVDPENAAARRFYTKHGAHELNAHWLVWDDISVVLAH, encoded by the coding sequence ATGAGCGCGGTTAACTACAGGCAGGCTTCCCAATCTGATATTCCGGCTATGGCACGGATGCGGTCGGCGGAATGGGGCGAGGAGAATTACTGGAGAAATCGAATTGCCGGCTATATGGATTGTGAACTACATCCGCAGCATGCCTTGAAACCTCGCGTAGTTTATGTCGCGCTTCAGACTGATTTAATGCTTGGCTTCATTGCTGGACATCTTACGCGCAGGTACGGCTGCGACGGGGAACTGGAGTGGATCAATGTCATTCGCACCAACAGAGGCAGTGCGGTCGCGTTTGAACTGCTTCGGATGGTGGCTGCCTGGTTTGCCGAGCACAAGGCACAACGGATTTGCGTAGATGTGGACCCGGAAAATGCGGCGGCTCGACGCTTTTATACAAAGCATGGCGCCCATGAACTAAACGCGCACTGGCTGGTATGGGATGACATCAGTGTGGTACTCGCGCACTGA
- a CDS encoding TraM recognition domain-containing protein yields MTSIAPLEMWLCFYSALVENFMLPSIAIRVQRFPYLVIGWVSLAAMCTAAPDRLFLTHRQGVYLGLAFLGVALMRGSQQIGHRLPLSLGALTLSHLPQRTEMQYIGHGFAWTSECANELLAAERNSALTTSRDRTPGDSGGVGALHAVGLKNEEPVFTPLTDLEGHMLVSGATRTGKTHYLQLDLLQAIERGREAVIFIDPKGDLNVLHRAYDAAVRAGRGKDFKFFSLALPRISCTYNPLSNYVLGMEIPDRLAGLLPGGGQSEPFKAFAWEVINVIAQAMLLAGEQPLLSKIARYAKVNSTLEELLPRVPDNTPEFQYLQGLIKHPPDHYDKMVSSLKPMLSKLDGPDFRNLMSVKDPDLDWDTAIRNKQIVYMFMGSMIVKETAYAIGMLALQDLLNFIGRAYAYERRKTPVRLIVDEVGRLVFPGFVDLLSQAGGQGVMAVLAFQSVADLVSVLGTAGAQQILDNTNTKLWFRATDHATAKTFSDIAGQGPLLTRRESAAYRPVLQGRPKVHSRLAFDATFAQQSTELIDNLVREDWLMKLPRGQAFLYASGHTYKTRFPLVPEPVHHFPLED; encoded by the coding sequence ATGACATCGATCGCGCCGCTGGAAATGTGGCTCTGCTTTTACAGCGCGCTTGTTGAGAACTTTATGCTGCCTTCGATTGCAATTCGGGTTCAGCGATTTCCGTACCTGGTGATCGGGTGGGTGTCGCTGGCTGCTATGTGTACGGCGGCTCCCGACCGCCTGTTCCTGACGCATCGGCAGGGCGTCTACTTAGGGCTTGCGTTCCTCGGAGTAGCACTGATGCGCGGATCGCAGCAGATCGGTCATAGGTTACCGCTAAGCCTCGGCGCACTGACCTTGAGCCATCTGCCGCAACGAACTGAAATGCAGTACATCGGACACGGGTTCGCATGGACGTCCGAATGCGCTAATGAGTTACTCGCTGCTGAACGGAACAGTGCTTTGACGACTAGTCGCGACAGAACTCCAGGTGACAGCGGGGGCGTCGGCGCTCTTCATGCCGTTGGTCTGAAAAATGAAGAGCCTGTCTTTACTCCTCTAACCGATCTCGAAGGACACATGCTCGTATCCGGCGCCACGCGTACTGGTAAAACGCACTACTTACAGCTCGATCTCCTGCAGGCGATTGAGCGCGGTCGCGAGGCAGTCATTTTCATTGATCCAAAGGGTGACCTGAACGTGCTGCATCGCGCTTACGATGCTGCTGTTCGCGCCGGGCGGGGAAAGGATTTCAAATTCTTCTCGCTTGCGCTCCCGCGTATCTCTTGCACATATAACCCGCTGTCCAACTACGTGCTGGGGATGGAGATTCCCGATCGGCTCGCCGGACTATTGCCTGGTGGAGGGCAGTCGGAACCATTCAAGGCTTTCGCGTGGGAGGTTATCAACGTAATCGCCCAGGCGATGCTGCTTGCTGGCGAACAGCCTCTTCTTTCAAAGATCGCCCGGTACGCAAAGGTCAACAGCACGCTCGAAGAACTACTCCCACGTGTTCCGGACAATACGCCGGAATTCCAATACTTGCAGGGTCTAATCAAACATCCACCAGATCATTACGACAAGATGGTCTCCTCTCTGAAGCCGATGCTGTCGAAACTCGACGGGCCTGACTTTCGCAATCTGATGTCGGTGAAAGACCCAGATCTGGATTGGGACACGGCCATCCGCAACAAGCAAATCGTGTACATGTTCATGGGTTCGATGATCGTTAAGGAAACGGCTTATGCAATTGGCATGTTGGCTCTCCAAGACCTGTTGAACTTCATTGGCCGCGCTTACGCGTATGAACGTCGGAAGACGCCAGTTCGCTTGATTGTCGATGAAGTCGGCAGGCTTGTGTTCCCCGGTTTTGTTGATCTGTTGTCGCAAGCCGGAGGGCAGGGTGTCATGGCGGTTCTGGCATTTCAGAGCGTGGCCGATTTGGTGAGCGTGCTTGGCACCGCGGGAGCGCAGCAGATTCTCGACAATACCAATACGAAACTCTGGTTCAGAGCAACGGATCATGCGACTGCAAAGACATTCTCCGATATCGCTGGTCAAGGGCCGCTGCTGACAAGGCGCGAGTCCGCCGCATATCGCCCGGTCCTGCAAGGTAGGCCCAAGGTCCACAGCCGTTTGGCGTTTGATGCGACCTTTGCGCAGCAGTCCACGGAGCTTATCGACAATCTGGTTCGCGAAGACTGGCTGATGAAGCTGCCGCGCGGCCAGGCATTTCTCTACGCGAGCGGCCACACGTATAAGACCCGCTTTCCGCTGGTACCTGAACCGGTACATCACTTCCCGCTGGAGGATTGA
- a CDS encoding MoxR family ATPase, with amino-acid sequence MVITSDIDSVVRSADELQGLLAKRGYVAKAEVATVLYIALRLQKPLLLEGPAGAGKTQIAKVLSETFGMELIRLQCYEGIDEAKALYHWNEHLQRMALEFVRQKEREDTWAELKQQLYSPDFLIPGPILRALQSESRSVLLIDEVDKTGPEFEAFLLEILSDFQVSIPQLGTVTAIRKPVVVLTSNAQRKLTDALRGRCFLLWMDYPGAELEAEIIVRSRNTESRLSAQVARFTAAVRHLGMTKPPAIRESLDWIDALRLLGADELTADVVSETLPVLLKTRDDIDRAAGNVALLLQRAC; translated from the coding sequence ATGGTCATAACTAGTGACATCGATTCCGTCGTTCGCTCGGCTGACGAGCTGCAAGGATTACTCGCGAAGCGCGGCTATGTCGCAAAGGCTGAAGTTGCGACAGTGCTGTACATTGCGCTCCGTTTGCAGAAACCGTTGTTGCTGGAAGGCCCCGCGGGAGCCGGAAAAACGCAAATCGCAAAAGTTCTGTCTGAAACGTTCGGCATGGAGTTGATCCGACTACAGTGCTACGAGGGAATCGATGAAGCCAAGGCGCTCTATCACTGGAACGAACACTTGCAACGGATGGCTCTCGAATTTGTCCGGCAGAAGGAGCGCGAGGACACTTGGGCTGAACTGAAGCAGCAGCTTTACAGTCCCGACTTCTTGATTCCCGGTCCGATCTTGAGAGCACTGCAATCGGAATCAAGATCGGTTCTGCTCATCGATGAGGTGGATAAGACAGGGCCGGAGTTTGAGGCGTTCCTGTTGGAAATCCTTTCCGACTTCCAGGTTTCGATTCCACAATTGGGAACTGTTACAGCGATTAGAAAGCCGGTCGTTGTCTTGACCTCCAATGCGCAGCGCAAGCTGACCGATGCGCTCCGCGGGCGTTGCTTCCTGCTTTGGATGGACTACCCCGGTGCCGAACTGGAAGCCGAAATCATCGTTCGCTCTCGCAACACCGAATCGCGGCTGAGCGCACAGGTCGCACGATTCACCGCCGCCGTTCGTCACCTGGGCATGACCAAACCACCGGCCATCCGTGAATCCCTCGACTGGATTGACGCCTTGCGCCTTTTGGGAGCTGACGAGTTAACCGCCGATGTCGTTTCAGAGACGCTGCCCGTCCTGCTGAAGACGCGAGATGACATCGATCGCGCCGCTGGAAATGTGGCTCTGCTTTTACAGCGCGCTTGTTGA
- a CDS encoding DUF4400 domain-containing protein has protein sequence MRLLWIGILILLFVSLASLISDGRSANLIQRSWVAASSVIPETILTDFQHASARYTARLFASLPEPFREKMSQKMWSAVELVTFRSLVLLHLVPALLLPLLIGFLEGWWTRASQRSLIKIHSPMRFSLALTGLELIPIMALLWVTAPIAIPAMMLVLLIAVFAMFNTRNLILHAPTQF, from the coding sequence ATGAGGCTGCTGTGGATTGGCATCTTGATTTTGCTGTTCGTTTCTCTGGCGTCGCTCATCAGTGACGGTCGGAGCGCGAACCTTATCCAGCGGAGCTGGGTAGCAGCATCGAGCGTCATTCCCGAAACAATACTCACGGACTTCCAGCACGCAAGCGCGCGTTACACGGCTCGGCTATTCGCGTCTCTTCCAGAGCCGTTCCGTGAAAAGATGAGCCAGAAGATGTGGAGTGCCGTCGAGTTAGTGACATTCCGATCTCTCGTTCTGCTGCATCTTGTCCCGGCATTGCTCCTTCCGCTCTTGATTGGATTCCTTGAGGGCTGGTGGACCCGTGCGAGCCAAAGGAGCTTAATCAAAATTCATTCGCCGATGCGGTTCAGCCTCGCGCTGACGGGACTTGAACTGATTCCCATAATGGCGTTGCTGTGGGTGACTGCGCCTATAGCAATACCGGCAATGATGCTGGTTCTCCTGATCGCTGTTTTTGCAATGTTCAATACTCGAAATCTCATTCTCCATGCGCCGACACAGTTTTAG
- a CDS encoding HipA family kinase gives MNPQEISSSFLIATGHIRAMRGGAQSHMLIASDGNAYVVKFANNPQSLRVLANEWLACSIGRAIGLTIPEPAILYVPPKLVESAPSLVIQLSNSTLKCSHGMAFGSRFISEGEVFDYLPESVLPRIENVEEFAGACALDKWLCNCDGRQAVFCRPRSKQKFRAHFIDFGYCFNAGEWNFPDSPLRGIYAKREVYSNITGWHSFEPWLSRIETFSRLKLGDMAGDLPPEWIDPDAINELIDRIDSRRSRVRELIAEVRKSTHNPFSAWTEEKP, from the coding sequence ATGAACCCACAAGAAATATCCAGCTCGTTCCTGATTGCGACAGGCCACATTCGCGCCATGAGAGGAGGAGCACAGTCGCACATGCTCATCGCAAGTGACGGTAACGCTTATGTGGTCAAGTTCGCGAACAACCCACAGTCGCTCCGCGTGCTCGCCAATGAGTGGCTCGCCTGCTCAATTGGTCGCGCAATCGGACTCACGATTCCAGAACCGGCCATTCTCTACGTGCCTCCTAAACTCGTGGAGAGCGCGCCGTCGCTGGTGATCCAGCTTTCCAATTCGACACTGAAATGTTCGCACGGCATGGCATTTGGCTCGCGCTTCATTTCAGAGGGCGAAGTGTTCGACTACTTGCCCGAGTCGGTGCTTCCACGAATCGAAAACGTGGAGGAATTTGCCGGCGCGTGTGCTCTGGACAAATGGCTGTGCAACTGTGACGGTCGGCAAGCCGTGTTCTGCCGCCCACGATCAAAACAGAAATTCCGCGCTCATTTTATTGACTTCGGCTACTGCTTCAATGCCGGAGAGTGGAATTTCCCGGACAGCCCATTACGCGGGATCTATGCGAAAAGGGAGGTCTATAGCAACATCACCGGCTGGCATTCATTCGAGCCTTGGCTGAGTCGCATCGAGACCTTCTCTCGACTGAAACTCGGAGACATGGCAGGAGATCTGCCGCCTGAATGGATCGATCCAGACGCAATCAACGAACTGATTGACCGCATCGATAGCCGTCGTAGTCGCGTTCGGGAATTGATCGCGGAAGTTCGCAAATCCACACACAACCCATTCAGCGCCTGGACCGAGGAAAAGCCATGA